A part of Motacilla alba alba isolate MOTALB_02 unplaced genomic scaffold, Motacilla_alba_V1.0_pri HiC_scaffold_31, whole genome shotgun sequence genomic DNA contains:
- the LOC119696468 gene encoding LOW QUALITY PROTEIN: uncharacterized protein LOC119696468 (The sequence of the model RefSeq protein was modified relative to this genomic sequence to represent the inferred CDS: substituted 1 base at 1 genomic stop codon) gives MIRRKEXVIGISLSSVWTEKLIFGPGTTLTVVPNISKTSDLQVIVVKSKKLEGAGSTGNAACLARNSPTKNIRLEMPSQEVVYEQSTSILTSEGFYNALKVVRVTKDTEVTCTAKFGNRTITTQPGTVWWHRCHLFLQRGACGALCSPSGQHCPEQPAEIRKTFGISAGRAERCSKASKRSGFNYSITLRCFFFFGRIEKSQSICSKCEFQGETEEPATGASDRVCNSTEPSAQDPEEQRVNMLSMAVLGLRVLLAKSIAFNALMSIKLFLS, from the exons ATGAT caggaggaaagagTGAGTTATTGGAATAAGTCTTAGCAGTGTGTGGACAGAGAAGCTTATATTTGGACCAGGGACGACTCTCACAGTTGTACCAA acatTTCAAAAACTTCTGACCTTCAAGTCATTGTGGTGAAATCAAAGAAactggaaggagctggcagcactgggaatgcagcttGTTTGGCAAGGAACTCCCCTACAAAGAACATCAGGCTGGAGATGCCCTCTCAGGAGGTCGTCTATGAACAGAGCACATCCATTTTGACATCAGAGGGGTTCTACAATGCACTTAAAGTGGTCAGGGTGACAAAAGACACAGAGGTGACCTGCACGGCCAAATTTGGCAACCGCACGATAACAACACAGCCAGGTACAGTTTGGTGGCACCGCTGTCACTTATTTCTGCAGAGAGGGGCCTGTGGGGCTTTGTGTTCTCCTTCTGGACagcactgccctgagcagccagcagaaataagaaagaCCTTTGGGatttcagcaggcagagctgaaagATGTTCCAAAGCATCTAAAAGAAGTGGTTTCAACTATTCAATTACTttgagatgcttttttttttttggaagaataGAGAAGTCACAATCTATTTGTTCAAAGTGTGAATTTC AAGGGGAGACTGAAGAACCAGCAACAGGAGCCAGTGACAGGGTTTGCAacagcacagagccctcagCACAAG ATCCTGAAGAGCAGAGAGTGAACATGCTGTCCATGGCTGTGTTGGGTTTGAGAGTCCTGCTGGCAAAGAGCATCGCCTTCAATGCCCTCATGAGTATCaagctgtttctttcctga